From the genome of Bacteroides sp. MSB163, one region includes:
- a CDS encoding uroporphyrinogen decarboxylase family protein, translated as MKKSVFFIAVLSAWSVIALPVQAQAQEPFAQKANKRELILSVLDQSKPNQYVPAAFFLHFEHKLGAKAVQDHINFFRATNMDIVKVQYEVVVPRLEIKTPDDWKKVPVYGEAFFEPQLAVIEDLARELKGEALVLPTVYSPVSLLHQTVGDSFVELVKKDPEAVRPALENITLSIENYLRAARRRGADGFYVSSQGGDTKTFGTTPIFKNVIRPYDKRVSEVANEIAPFNILHICDYGSSYVSIDDYANYPASIINPPIHLENGSVDLKHVQKVFKRPVFGGLDRLGVLATGTLEEAKKEVDKVMENAPANFILGADCTVPSDTGYDRLRAIIDYVHSWRYNH; from the coding sequence ATGAAGAAAAGTGTGTTTTTTATTGCAGTTTTGTCTGCATGGAGTGTGATAGCATTGCCTGTTCAGGCTCAAGCCCAAGAACCTTTTGCCCAGAAAGCTAACAAGCGTGAGTTGATATTGTCTGTATTGGACCAGTCCAAGCCGAATCAGTATGTTCCGGCAGCCTTCTTCCTGCATTTTGAACACAAGCTGGGTGCCAAGGCTGTACAAGATCATATCAATTTCTTCCGTGCCACAAATATGGACATCGTAAAGGTTCAATACGAAGTGGTCGTTCCCCGCTTGGAGATCAAGACGCCCGACGATTGGAAAAAGGTTCCTGTATATGGCGAAGCGTTCTTTGAACCACAACTGGCAGTGATCGAGGATTTGGCACGTGAGCTGAAAGGTGAAGCTCTGGTGTTGCCTACCGTCTATTCTCCGGTCTCTCTGTTACACCAGACGGTTGGTGACAGTTTTGTGGAACTGGTGAAGAAAGACCCGGAGGCTGTTCGTCCGGCACTGGAAAATATAACTCTGAGTATAGAGAATTATCTGCGTGCCGCACGTCGGCGCGGAGCTGATGGATTCTATGTATCCAGCCAAGGGGGTGACACAAAAACCTTCGGTACGACGCCCATCTTTAAGAATGTTATCCGTCCGTATGACAAACGAGTTAGCGAAGTGGCAAACGAGATCGCTCCCTTCAATATCCTGCATATTTGTGACTATGGAAGCAGCTATGTAAGCATTGATGACTATGCCAATTACCCAGCCAGCATCATCAATCCCCCAATCCATTTAGAGAATGGAAGTGTCGATCTGAAACATGTACAAAAGGTATTCAAACGCCCTGTCTTCGGTGGTCTCGATCGCTTGGGTGTTTTAGCAACCGGTACGCTGGAAGAGGCTAAGAAAGAGGTGGACAAGGTGATGGAGAATGCTCCTGCCAACTTTATTCTGGGGGCCGACTGTACAGTACCCAGTGATACGGGCTATGATAGATTGCGTGCCATCATTGACTATGTACATTCCTGGCGTTACAATCATTAA
- a CDS encoding transposase, whose amino-acid sequence MYICDVYRSSLRFCCQRFCNNSNPEFTDEEVLTVYLFCGYCQRYFGIKEIHTFAKEYLSSWFPKLPSYKTFNTRLNMLSEAFKVLVETIIQSFKLEDCDSLISIVDSMPIVTCKGKNREGKVATEITSKGYCSTKNMYYYGMKLHMVGQRREGRITFPEMIALTLASDNDLTVFKNEFVPYLYGKIVLADKIYSDFSFFGESNPVKVLTPHKEIKGGSEVLKQRDKAARDLFSKAVSKVRQPIEAFFNWLNEKTEIQRASKVRVSKGLLVHTFGKLAIALLTYVNF is encoded by the coding sequence ATGTATATCTGTGATGTCTATAGGTCTTCTCTACGTTTCTGCTGCCAGAGATTCTGCAACAACTCCAATCCCGAGTTTACAGACGAGGAGGTTCTTACCGTCTATCTGTTCTGCGGTTACTGCCAGAGATACTTCGGCATCAAGGAAATACATACTTTCGCCAAGGAGTATCTGTCATCGTGGTTTCCAAAACTGCCGTCTTATAAGACATTCAATACACGTTTAAACATGCTTTCAGAAGCATTTAAAGTGTTGGTGGAAACCATAATACAATCATTCAAGCTCGAAGATTGCGACTCTCTCATATCCATTGTGGATTCCATGCCGATTGTAACCTGCAAAGGAAAGAACCGGGAAGGGAAAGTCGCAACGGAGATAACATCAAAAGGGTATTGCTCTACCAAGAACATGTACTACTATGGCATGAAACTGCACATGGTAGGACAGCGAAGGGAAGGGAGAATAACTTTTCCTGAGATGATAGCTCTGACACTGGCTTCGGACAACGACCTGACCGTATTCAAAAACGAGTTCGTGCCATATCTGTACGGAAAGATCGTTCTTGCGGACAAGATTTACAGCGACTTTTCTTTCTTTGGTGAAAGCAATCCGGTTAAAGTACTTACTCCACATAAGGAGATTAAAGGAGGGTCGGAAGTGCTCAAACAAAGGGATAAAGCCGCCAGAGACTTGTTCTCTAAAGCAGTGTCCAAGGTCAGACAGCCTATAGAAGCCTTTTTCAACTGGCTGAATGAAAAAACAGAAATTCAAAGAGCGTCTAAAGTAAGAGTTAGCAAGGGACTGTTAGTACATACCTTTGGAAAGTTGGCCATCGCTCTACTTACATATGTCAATTTTTAA
- a CDS encoding amidohydrolase — protein sequence MKKIFITTFFLATLVSGSFAQKKTAKDKELNNAAISYLNRSFGVYNRLQKSIWSNPELGFLETESSRKHQDHLREKGFAIESGVAGMPTAYVATYGHGSPVIAILAEFDALPGMSQDTVPYRKPLVEGGAGHACGHNVFGSASVAGAVAIKEWLAATGHEGTVKVYGTPAEEGGGGKVYMVRDGLFSGVDIVLDWHPATENSVKTGTGTAIQMIDYTFRGIPAHAAGSPDKGRSALDGVEAFDYMVNLLREHVPTSSRIHYVITNGGEAPNVVPDYAKVSYYIRSPKRDILKGLTEWIGAAAQGAALGTQTTVEVEIIAGFYEHLYNRTLSEVLQNKLELVGGVEYDERERTFAREIVKTLGQPESILDKALAIRPLQQEFTSEGGGSSDVGDVSWNVPTASFGTAAFIPGSAGHSWQNAASAGTTIGTKSLINAAKVFALSAIELYTHPQLVERVKAEFEQRRGSNFKYEPLLGDRKPALDYRIKQK from the coding sequence ATGAAAAAGATTTTTATTACAACATTCTTCTTGGCAACATTGGTGTCCGGAAGTTTTGCTCAAAAGAAGACGGCAAAAGACAAAGAACTCAATAATGCAGCCATTTCATACCTGAACCGTTCGTTCGGGGTGTATAACCGGTTGCAGAAAAGTATATGGAGCAACCCGGAACTGGGATTCCTGGAAACAGAAAGCAGCAGGAAACACCAGGACCATCTGCGCGAGAAAGGGTTTGCCATCGAAAGCGGAGTGGCGGGTATGCCCACTGCGTATGTGGCTACTTACGGGCACGGCTCTCCTGTGATTGCCATCTTGGCAGAGTTTGATGCCCTGCCCGGTATGTCGCAAGACACGGTACCTTATCGTAAGCCATTGGTAGAGGGAGGAGCCGGACATGCGTGCGGTCACAATGTATTTGGAAGCGCTTCGGTGGCAGGAGCGGTTGCCATTAAGGAGTGGTTGGCTGCAACCGGGCATGAAGGTACTGTCAAGGTATATGGCACACCAGCCGAAGAGGGTGGTGGTGGAAAGGTCTACATGGTACGTGACGGCTTGTTCAGTGGGGTCGATATTGTGCTCGATTGGCATCCTGCCACAGAAAATAGCGTGAAGACCGGTACAGGAACTGCCATACAGATGATAGACTATACATTTCGTGGCATTCCGGCACATGCTGCCGGCAGTCCGGACAAAGGACGTTCGGCATTGGATGGTGTTGAAGCATTCGATTATATGGTCAACTTGTTGCGGGAGCATGTGCCCACCTCTTCCCGCATCCATTACGTGATTACGAACGGTGGGGAGGCTCCTAACGTAGTTCCGGATTATGCCAAAGTGTCTTACTATATACGTAGTCCCAAACGCGACATTTTGAAAGGCTTGACGGAGTGGATAGGAGCAGCTGCACAAGGAGCCGCATTGGGTACCCAAACCACTGTAGAGGTGGAGATTATCGCCGGATTTTATGAGCATTTGTATAACCGGACCTTGTCGGAGGTATTGCAAAATAAATTGGAACTGGTAGGAGGTGTGGAGTATGATGAACGCGAACGGACCTTTGCCCGTGAAATCGTAAAAACACTGGGACAACCGGAGAGCATACTGGACAAGGCACTTGCCATACGGCCCTTGCAGCAGGAATTCACTTCCGAGGGAGGTGGCTCGAGCGATGTTGGCGATGTAAGTTGGAATGTTCCTACCGCGAGTTTCGGAACGGCGGCTTTTATTCCGGGCAGTGCAGGTCACAGTTGGCAGAACGCGGCTTCTGCAGGTACCACCATCGGAACCAAAAGCTTGATAAATGCCGCTAAGGTTTTTGCGTTGTCTGCCATAGAACTGTATACGCATCCGCAGTTAGTGGAACGGGTAAAGGCGGAGTTTGAACAACGCCGAGGTAGTAACTTCAAGTATGAGCCTTTGCTGGGCGATCGTAAACCGGCACTGGACTACAGAATAAAACAGAAATAA
- a CDS encoding RagB/SusD family nutrient uptake outer membrane protein, with product MKKIIYALYIGALLGASSCADLDINPASSIDKNLFYNTAEDAESAVNGIYAILTNWSTDFQGMYQNLTIYMGDLTTEYVRAGANTNSAHIRELSNMAVQPNNIFVEDGWAESYIGINRANIVIDRLSENDNIDVTVRDRYINEAKFLRALFYFNIVRWWGDVPLILHDGEGEGSTRTPVDEVYAQIVSDLEGASHLPDVFSESTEGRATNGAALATLSKVYLTWAQTASPRGKAESRDFYAKSIEYADCVIASNKYRLVEDFTELHAVDKKNGPEHIFSIQHAELSNVTGHCTFAMGWSDSEPVLITNDVRFYEEMDDADQRKAGSWAKRLWNPNTNEYFTFKVPLFRKYIDTINYAKNQFAGRNTNNVYIRYAEVLLIKAEAENELNGPTSNAYEAINQVRRRAYRHFPVTVPSMHDLPAGLSQSEFRERLQQERFNEFILEGQRWFDLVRWHILVKTLKRDKPDISFKNYLYPIPGSQISLNPKLTQNWGYSGETGASPYEGFE from the coding sequence ATGAAAAAGATAATATATGCTTTATATATAGGTGCCTTGCTCGGGGCAAGCAGTTGCGCAGACCTTGACATCAATCCGGCAAGTTCCATCGACAAAAACCTGTTTTACAATACGGCGGAGGATGCTGAAAGTGCGGTGAACGGTATCTATGCCATTCTTACCAATTGGTCGACAGATTTTCAGGGAATGTACCAAAATCTGACTATCTACATGGGAGACCTTACAACGGAATATGTACGTGCCGGTGCCAATACCAACAGTGCCCACATCCGGGAACTCAGTAACATGGCAGTGCAACCCAATAATATTTTTGTGGAAGATGGTTGGGCGGAGTCTTATATCGGTATCAACCGTGCCAATATCGTCATAGACCGCCTTTCGGAAAACGATAATATAGATGTAACCGTACGTGACCGGTACATCAATGAAGCTAAATTCCTTCGTGCCTTGTTCTATTTCAATATCGTCCGTTGGTGGGGTGATGTACCTCTAATCTTGCATGACGGTGAGGGAGAAGGAAGCACGCGTACCCCGGTCGATGAAGTGTATGCCCAGATAGTTTCCGATTTGGAGGGGGCTTCGCATTTGCCCGATGTCTTTTCGGAAAGTACGGAGGGAAGAGCTACCAACGGTGCGGCACTCGCCACTTTATCCAAGGTGTATCTTACGTGGGCACAGACGGCATCTCCCCGCGGTAAAGCCGAAAGCCGTGACTTTTATGCCAAGTCCATTGAATATGCCGACTGTGTTATTGCTTCCAATAAGTACAGGCTGGTAGAGGATTTTACAGAACTGCATGCAGTAGACAAGAAAAACGGTCCTGAGCACATCTTCTCTATCCAGCATGCCGAGTTGAGCAATGTCACCGGGCACTGTACCTTTGCGATGGGATGGAGCGATTCCGAACCGGTACTTATCACCAACGATGTCCGTTTCTACGAAGAAATGGATGACGCCGATCAACGCAAAGCCGGCAGTTGGGCAAAACGTCTGTGGAATCCCAATACGAATGAATACTTTACGTTTAAAGTCCCGCTGTTTCGCAAGTACATAGATACCATCAACTATGCCAAGAACCAATTTGCCGGACGGAATACAAATAATGTCTATATCCGGTATGCGGAAGTGCTTCTTATCAAAGCAGAAGCCGAGAATGAGTTGAATGGTCCTACTTCCAATGCTTATGAGGCTATTAACCAGGTACGTCGTCGCGCCTATCGCCATTTTCCGGTTACCGTTCCTTCTATGCACGATTTGCCGGCAGGACTTTCGCAGTCTGAATTTCGTGAGCGGTTGCAACAGGAACGTTTCAATGAGTTTATTCTTGAAGGGCAACGTTGGTTCGACCTGGTAAGATGGCACATCTTGGTGAAAACCCTGAAACGAGACAAACCCGATATCTCTTTCAAGAATTATCTGTATCCCATTCCGGGAAGCCAGATTTCGTTGAACCCCAAGTTGACGCAAAATTGGGGCTACTCTGGAGAAACCGGGGCATCTCCCTATGAAGGATTTGAATAG
- a CDS encoding TonB-dependent receptor: protein MQIIYRLGTILLLLGGIVGGAFAQIQVKGRVLDANNNEPVIGAALSVVDEHSGALTDIDGNFVVSVKELPAVINVSFVGYRSQQVDVYDNSEPILISLTETTDVLQEVVVVGYGVQKRQELTSAISTVNKDLLKQTPPSVESALAGAVAGLNVSVTSGQPGASSTIRIRGGNSITGGNEPLYVIDGFIIYNDVTANRTDAGGSDATLDPLSFINPSDIESIEVLKDVSATAIYGTRGANGVIIVTTKKGKRGKDNISYQANFGWQHIGKKMEFLNAREWTELYNEIRTSEGTPELQLPLPENEQGYDWQDAALRTGFTQEHQLSVIGGDERSRYSISGNYKHQDGIIRGTDLKRYNGRINYDRDLLEKLKVGITISGAFTQLNGLRNRNENNAPNTWVSAISNIPIIPIYAEDGRFNYEPNELSTVSYNGKVPNPISDLENVKTLTENTRILAIAYAEYELLRGLTLKANLGLDLSNTRQSNYAPSYTTPGASKNGLAAIGHKSVYTWQSEYTANYSRVFRNLHSFSALVGYTAQRTDKRGSSASSYGFANDATGYNNLASGGTPLFPTSESYSSTLNSVLGRVTYSFDQRYNATVTLRADGSSRFAKGHQWGYFPSVGLSWNIDKERFLHLGKQVSFLQLRLNGGVVGNQEIGDFRYIANIVPNTYYFNDVPVTAYVVENLPNPNLKWETTASYNIGLSTGFFDSRLTFTIDAYYKKTSDLLLDVPIESSTGFSSALRNIGSVSNKGIEFEATGILLQQKNWNWKASVNFATNANRVESLGDAESFFPSFNGIGTLQYIQPLIVKKGEPLGSFYGYKFVGIVQKDEDISKLPPQSTEALAPGVVKYEDVNHDGVVNEQDRTILGNSQPKFTGGFNTTLSYRNFDLFISLHGSYGNKLFNTLRARFEKTSTSYNSLKSVVNRWTEDNPSNTIPKASNSTSIVSDDRYVEDASFLKVRNVTLGYNLPLKHITPDAKLRLFVSLQNFFTLTKYSGYDPESNRNGVDESSGLYQGVDFGTYPSAKTVQFGVNLTL, encoded by the coding sequence ATGCAAATTATATATCGTTTGGGGACTATCCTGCTGTTGCTTGGCGGGATAGTCGGGGGAGCCTTTGCGCAAATCCAAGTGAAAGGACGTGTACTCGATGCCAACAACAATGAGCCGGTGATAGGGGCTGCCCTCTCGGTGGTAGACGAACATTCGGGGGCACTGACCGACATCGACGGTAACTTCGTTGTCAGTGTCAAGGAGTTGCCTGCCGTCATCAACGTTAGCTTTGTGGGATACCGCAGCCAGCAGGTGGATGTTTATGACAATAGCGAACCGATCTTGATTTCGTTGACAGAGACTACCGATGTGTTGCAAGAGGTGGTGGTAGTGGGTTATGGCGTACAGAAACGGCAAGAACTGACCAGTGCCATCTCTACCGTCAATAAGGACTTGCTGAAACAGACACCTCCCTCTGTGGAGAGTGCGTTGGCGGGTGCGGTGGCTGGTCTGAACGTGTCGGTTACTTCCGGGCAGCCTGGAGCATCTTCTACTATCCGCATCCGTGGTGGCAACTCCATTACGGGAGGCAATGAACCGCTTTACGTCATCGACGGTTTCATTATCTATAACGATGTCACCGCCAACCGCACCGATGCCGGTGGCAGTGACGCTACGCTGGACCCGCTCTCTTTTATCAATCCGTCAGACATTGAGAGCATTGAAGTCTTGAAGGATGTCAGTGCGACTGCCATCTATGGTACAAGAGGGGCCAACGGTGTCATCATTGTGACCACCAAAAAAGGCAAGCGCGGCAAGGATAACATCAGCTATCAGGCGAACTTCGGCTGGCAGCACATCGGTAAAAAGATGGAGTTTCTCAATGCCCGCGAATGGACGGAGCTGTATAACGAAATCCGTACTTCGGAAGGTACACCCGAGTTGCAGCTTCCTCTGCCGGAGAACGAACAGGGCTATGACTGGCAAGACGCAGCCTTGAGAACCGGTTTCACGCAAGAACACCAGCTCTCTGTTATTGGTGGTGACGAACGTTCCCGTTACTCCATTTCAGGTAATTACAAACATCAAGATGGTATCATCCGGGGGACGGACTTGAAGCGTTATAACGGACGTATCAACTATGACCGTGACTTGCTAGAGAAGTTAAAGGTGGGTATTACGATTTCGGGAGCATTTACCCAACTGAATGGGTTACGTAACAGGAACGAGAACAATGCTCCGAACACGTGGGTGTCTGCCATTTCGAATATTCCTATTATTCCTATCTATGCCGAAGACGGCAGATTCAACTATGAGCCGAACGAACTAAGTACGGTGTCTTACAATGGTAAGGTCCCCAATCCGATATCCGACTTGGAGAACGTGAAAACGCTGACTGAGAATACCCGCATCTTGGCCATCGCCTATGCCGAGTACGAACTGCTCCGTGGGTTGACATTGAAAGCCAATCTGGGATTAGACTTGAGCAATACCCGCCAAAGCAATTATGCACCGTCGTACACTACGCCGGGAGCGTCAAAGAACGGTTTGGCTGCCATCGGGCATAAATCGGTTTATACTTGGCAATCGGAATATACAGCCAACTATAGTCGTGTCTTCCGTAACTTGCACTCATTCTCTGCCTTGGTCGGATATACGGCACAACGTACCGACAAGCGCGGTTCCTCTGCTTCGTCTTACGGATTTGCCAATGATGCTACCGGTTATAACAATCTGGCAAGTGGCGGAACGCCTTTGTTCCCCACCAGTGAATCCTATAGTTCTACGTTGAATTCTGTACTGGGACGTGTCACTTATTCTTTCGACCAACGTTATAATGCCACAGTGACATTGCGTGCCGACGGCTCTTCACGTTTTGCTAAAGGACATCAATGGGGTTATTTCCCTTCCGTAGGTCTTTCCTGGAACATCGACAAAGAGCGTTTCCTTCATTTGGGCAAGCAAGTATCTTTCTTGCAACTGCGTTTGAATGGAGGTGTAGTGGGAAATCAGGAAATCGGTGATTTTCGTTATATAGCCAATATTGTTCCCAACACTTATTACTTTAACGATGTTCCTGTGACAGCTTATGTGGTAGAGAACCTGCCTAACCCGAATCTGAAATGGGAAACGACAGCTTCCTATAACATCGGTCTGAGTACGGGATTCTTTGACAGCCGGTTGACTTTCACCATTGATGCTTATTACAAGAAAACGTCTGATTTGTTGCTTGATGTACCTATTGAATCTTCTACCGGTTTCAGTTCGGCACTACGCAATATCGGTAGTGTATCGAATAAAGGTATCGAGTTCGAAGCGACAGGAATCTTGCTCCAGCAGAAAAACTGGAACTGGAAGGCGTCTGTTAATTTCGCCACGAATGCCAACCGGGTGGAGAGCCTGGGGGATGCCGAATCTTTCTTCCCGTCGTTCAACGGAATCGGAACCCTTCAGTATATACAGCCCCTTATCGTGAAAAAAGGAGAACCCCTCGGCTCTTTTTACGGGTATAAGTTTGTGGGCATTGTGCAAAAAGACGAAGATATCAGTAAACTCCCTCCACAATCTACCGAGGCATTGGCTCCCGGTGTGGTGAAATATGAGGATGTGAATCATGATGGAGTGGTAAACGAACAAGACCGTACCATCTTGGGCAACAGCCAGCCTAAGTTTACCGGCGGTTTCAACACTACGTTGAGTTATCGCAATTTCGACCTTTTCATTTCTTTGCATGGCAGCTATGGCAACAAGCTTTTCAATACGTTGCGTGCCCGTTTTGAGAAGACCAGTACTTCGTACAACTCCTTAAAGTCTGTTGTCAACCGTTGGACGGAGGACAACCCTTCAAATACGATTCCGAAGGCAAGCAATTCGACTTCTATTGTGTCCGATGACCGATATGTGGAGGATGCCTCTTTCCTGAAAGTACGTAATGTGACATTAGGTTATAACTTGCCGTTGAAACACATTACTCCGGATGCTAAATTGAGGCTGTTCGTATCCTTGCAGAATTTCTTTACACTGACCAAGTATTCCGGTTACGACCCGGAATCCAACCGGAATGGGGTAGACGAGAGCAGCGGTCTGTACCAAGGTGTCGATTTCGGTACTTATCCTTCTGCCAAGACCGTACAGTTTGGTGTTAACCTCACCTTGTAA
- a CDS encoding sulfurtransferase TusA family protein: protein MNHILDITREHCPMTFVRTKLKLAQMTEGDTLEVLLNEGEPLENIPRSVQEQGYRVLSIKHYGGDTYKVTIEK, encoded by the coding sequence ATGAACCATATACTTGACATCACCCGGGAACACTGCCCTATGACTTTCGTCCGCACTAAACTCAAGCTGGCACAAATGACCGAGGGAGATACACTGGAAGTCCTTTTAAACGAGGGAGAACCGTTAGAGAATATACCTCGAAGCGTACAGGAGCAAGGATACAGAGTGCTTTCCATAAAACATTATGGAGGGGACACTTATAAAGTTACAATAGAAAAATAA
- a CDS encoding DsrE/DsrF/DrsH-like family protein, which yields MGIIENAIHCQSTTGVRKLSLIAFSGDFDRLTAAFTLATGAAAVGYEVNMFFTFWGLDAIKRKQGRSFTGRGFLSRVFGFMMGGLGTAPASRFNFMGLGPKIFRYMMRRNNVATLEELLDAAKALGIHLYACEMAMHILGLEKGDFIHEVEDVLGVATFLKLSQGGQTLFV from the coding sequence ATGGGAATCATAGAAAACGCAATTCATTGTCAAAGTACAACTGGCGTGAGGAAACTTTCACTCATCGCCTTCAGCGGAGATTTCGACAGGCTGACTGCCGCTTTCACGCTGGCTACCGGCGCGGCTGCCGTCGGTTACGAAGTAAACATGTTCTTTACCTTTTGGGGACTGGATGCCATCAAGCGGAAACAGGGACGCTCTTTTACAGGCAGGGGATTCCTGTCCAGGGTATTCGGTTTCATGATGGGGGGACTGGGAACAGCGCCGGCCAGCCGTTTCAATTTCATGGGGCTGGGACCGAAAATATTCCGTTACATGATGCGCAGGAACAACGTCGCCACACTGGAAGAACTGCTGGATGCTGCCAAGGCACTTGGCATCCACCTGTATGCCTGTGAGATGGCGATGCACATTCTCGGACTGGAAAAAGGCGACTTCATCCATGAAGTGGAGGATGTCCTGGGAGTGGCCACTTTTCTGAAACTTTCCCAAGGGGGGCAGACCTTGTTTGTATAA
- a CDS encoding HesA/MoeB/ThiF family protein, translated as MIDFTEEELQRYSQHILLQEVGAEGQERIRRGRVLVIGVGGLGSPVALYLAAAGVGTIGIADGDTVELSNLQRQVIHFTPDVGRNKVDSAGEKLRKINPYVCINTYHENLTVENILDIVREYDFIVDGTDNFPTKYLINDACVLASKPVTQGGILRFEGQIFTHLPGTACYRCLFGEPPPAGGSPSCSQAGVLGAIAGILGSIQAAETLKYLTGTGELLTDRLLTFDARTMEFHRIESCRQNDCPLCGIHPMIEELVSYGQPVCDLKPHRNP; from the coding sequence ATGATTGATTTCACGGAAGAGGAACTTCAACGTTACAGCCAGCATATCCTGTTGCAAGAAGTCGGAGCAGAGGGACAGGAAAGGATACGACGGGGGCGTGTGCTCGTTATCGGTGTCGGTGGGTTAGGGTCACCTGTCGCTCTCTATCTGGCAGCTGCCGGAGTGGGGACAATCGGCATTGCGGACGGTGACACGGTGGAGCTTTCCAACCTGCAACGCCAGGTGATACACTTCACGCCGGACGTGGGGCGCAACAAGGTGGATTCCGCCGGAGAGAAACTGCGGAAGATAAATCCTTATGTCTGCATCAACACCTATCATGAGAACCTTACAGTGGAGAATATTTTGGATATCGTCAGAGAATATGACTTTATCGTGGACGGTACGGACAATTTCCCCACCAAGTATCTTATCAACGACGCCTGCGTCCTGGCAAGCAAACCTGTTACCCAGGGGGGAATCCTGCGTTTCGAAGGACAGATCTTCACCCATCTTCCGGGCACGGCCTGTTACCGGTGCCTGTTCGGTGAGCCTCCTCCTGCAGGCGGCTCGCCTTCTTGCTCGCAAGCGGGCGTACTGGGAGCCATAGCCGGCATATTGGGTAGCATTCAGGCGGCAGAGACCTTAAAATATCTGACCGGAACGGGAGAACTTCTGACCGACCGTCTGCTGACATTCGATGCCAGGACCATGGAATTCCACCGGATAGAGTCTTGCCGACAAAACGATTGTCCCTTGTGTGGAATACACCCCATGATAGAAGAGCTTGTCAGTTATGGACAGCCAGTGTGCGATTTGAAACCACACCGGAATCCATAG
- the bioB gene encoding biotin synthase BioB — protein sequence MEIIEKLKQRVLRGESLTRTEIMELAETKGREALYKAAGEITRHFGKPSFNPCSIINARAGKCPENCKWCAQSGYYHTGSEVHGIAPADKVVAQAKRDEKKGVRRFCQVTSGRSVKGDDLEKICENYRELGKNTRLFLCGSLGLLGKGELQQLWDAGVRRYHCNLEAAPSFFPQLCTTHTIEEKIQTLKWAREIGFEICSGGIIGMGETRAQRIELAIALREVRPESIPINILSPVKGTPLSDTAPIDDEEILLTVAVFRFLHPGAELRFAGGRGRLSREVQLEALEIGINAAVVGDLLTTTGSCIDEDKALTTEAGYHVWL from the coding sequence ATGGAAATAATAGAAAAATTGAAACAACGGGTACTCCGGGGAGAGTCATTGACCCGGACAGAAATCATGGAGCTGGCCGAAACAAAAGGGAGGGAAGCCCTCTACAAGGCTGCCGGAGAAATTACACGCCACTTCGGGAAGCCGTCTTTCAACCCGTGCAGCATTATCAATGCCCGTGCCGGCAAATGCCCCGAGAACTGTAAATGGTGTGCCCAATCCGGATACTACCATACCGGTTCCGAAGTCCATGGGATTGCTCCGGCTGACAAGGTGGTGGCACAGGCCAAGCGGGACGAGAAGAAAGGTGTGAGGCGCTTCTGCCAGGTGACGAGCGGCCGGTCCGTAAAAGGGGATGACTTGGAAAAGATTTGCGAGAACTATCGTGAACTGGGAAAAAATACCCGTCTTTTCCTGTGTGGCTCGCTGGGACTGTTAGGGAAAGGAGAGCTGCAACAGCTCTGGGATGCAGGCGTGAGACGCTATCATTGCAATCTGGAAGCGGCACCTTCCTTTTTCCCACAATTGTGCACGACCCATACCATTGAGGAGAAGATACAGACTCTGAAATGGGCCAGGGAGATTGGTTTTGAGATATGCAGTGGTGGGATCATAGGCATGGGGGAAACACGTGCCCAACGTATCGAGCTGGCCATCGCATTGCGAGAGGTGCGGCCGGAGTCTATTCCTATTAATATTCTGTCGCCTGTCAAGGGCACTCCCCTGTCCGATACGGCTCCCATTGACGATGAGGAGATATTGCTGACCGTAGCTGTTTTCCGTTTCCTTCATCCCGGGGCGGAATTGCGCTTTGCCGGGGGAAGGGGCAGGCTCTCACGTGAAGTACAATTGGAAGCACTCGAAATCGGCATCAATGCCGCTGTGGTAGGCGACTTGCTGACTACGACCGGTTCCTGCATAGACGAAGATAAGGCGTTGACCACCGAAGCCGGCTATCACGTCTGGTTGTAA